In one window of Cytophagaceae bacterium ABcell3 DNA:
- a CDS encoding SLC13 family permease — protein MDAIILAVIIAGALILFISEIIRVDVIALLIMSSLVATGVLSPAEAIEGFSNRATVTVLFMFILSAALLKTGALTQVGVFFARMFKKNYTIGLMTMMLFIAGVSAFINNTPVVALFIPILIQTAKEAKISSSKLLIPLSFASIFGGMCTLIGSSTNILVDGVARQHGEEGFTMFTLAPAGVTLLFAGMLYMMFAGRKLLPDRKDSDSNNYHLRDYIIEIELFEDARSSNKRIREAPLVTEYEMDILEVIRGEDVFSLPSGDFILKSGDILKVRSNVERLQKLKDKLKIKLHPPIKVSNYHFASKDTSLVELIITSNSRFESKTMQEVNFRQRYRAIPLAIKHREDILHDRLMDTKLRAGDIVLVEIKNNRLDKLKEEEFQQNQPFLLLTEHKTNSVNWKNFSIIAGCLLGIVLLSSFNIMHVLGGTLIAAAIIVITGCIPVKEIYDVVDWKVIVLLAGALSLGLAMEKTGLSTIVAGTVVESVGFLGPIAILSALYLLTSLLTEIMSNNASAALIAPIAISTAHHLEMSAMPFLIAVTLAASASFMTPVGYQTNTMIYGVGGYKFSDFTKVGIGLNLMFWILATIVIPLLYNM, from the coding sequence ATGGATGCCATTATTCTTGCGGTCATTATAGCAGGAGCTTTAATACTTTTTATCAGCGAAATCATTCGTGTCGATGTAATAGCCCTTCTTATTATGTCTTCACTGGTAGCTACAGGGGTTTTATCACCAGCAGAGGCTATTGAAGGCTTTAGCAATAGGGCAACAGTAACAGTTTTGTTTATGTTTATTTTGAGTGCAGCCTTATTGAAAACAGGTGCGCTCACTCAAGTAGGCGTTTTTTTTGCCCGCATGTTCAAAAAAAACTATACCATTGGCCTTATGACTATGATGTTGTTTATAGCTGGGGTTTCGGCTTTCATTAACAATACGCCTGTCGTTGCTTTATTTATCCCTATATTAATCCAAACCGCCAAAGAAGCTAAAATTTCATCGAGCAAACTGCTGATACCTTTGTCTTTTGCCTCTATTTTTGGAGGCATGTGCACCTTGATAGGTTCATCTACCAATATTTTAGTAGATGGCGTTGCCAGGCAACATGGCGAAGAGGGCTTTACAATGTTTACTTTAGCACCTGCCGGTGTCACTTTACTATTTGCAGGCATGCTCTATATGATGTTTGCCGGCAGAAAGCTTTTACCGGACAGAAAAGATTCTGACAGCAACAACTACCACTTACGGGACTACATTATCGAAATAGAGCTTTTTGAAGACGCCCGCTCGTCCAACAAAAGGATCAGAGAGGCACCTCTTGTGACTGAGTATGAAATGGACATTTTGGAGGTAATACGCGGAGAAGATGTATTCTCCCTCCCGTCTGGAGACTTTATCTTAAAGTCTGGCGACATTTTAAAGGTGAGAAGCAATGTGGAAAGGCTTCAAAAACTAAAAGATAAATTAAAAATCAAACTGCACCCTCCTATCAAAGTAAGCAACTACCATTTTGCTTCAAAAGATACATCCCTGGTTGAACTGATCATCACTTCCAACTCCAGGTTTGAAAGCAAAACGATGCAGGAGGTTAACTTTAGGCAGCGGTACCGGGCTATTCCTTTGGCTATAAAGCATAGAGAGGATATTCTTCACGATCGGCTAATGGATACCAAGCTCAGGGCTGGTGATATTGTACTGGTAGAAATCAAAAACAATAGGCTTGACAAATTAAAAGAGGAAGAGTTTCAGCAAAACCAACCATTCCTGTTGCTGACGGAACATAAAACAAACTCAGTAAACTGGAAAAACTTTTCCATCATTGCTGGCTGTTTACTAGGCATAGTCCTTCTTTCTAGCTTCAATATTATGCATGTTCTAGGAGGCACCTTAATAGCAGCCGCCATTATTGTAATAACAGGATGTATTCCCGTGAAGGAGATTTATGATGTGGTAGACTGGAAGGTAATCGTACTTTTAGCAGGGGCTTTAAGCTTGGGGCTAGCCATGGAAAAAACGGGTCTGTCAACGATAGTTGCAGGTACGGTAGTAGAATCGGTAGGCTTTTTAGGCCCCATTGCCATACTATCCGCCCTCTACCTCCTTACGTCACTGCTCACTGAAATCATGTCCAACAACGCCAGTGCCGCACTGATAGCTCCAATAGCCATTTCAACAGCACACCATTTAGAAATGTCTGCCATGCCTTTTCTAATAGCTGTGACGCTGGCTGCTTCGGCGAGTTTTATGACACCGGTAGGGTATCAAACCAATACCATGATTTATGGGGTGGGTGGTTACAAGTTTTCAGACTTTACCAAAGTTGGCATTGGGCTCAACTTAATGTTTTGGATACTAGCAACCATTGTTATCCCATTGCTCTACAACATGTAA
- a CDS encoding acetyl-CoA carboxylase carboxyltransferase subunit alpha, whose product MYLDFEKPIAELEAKLFDMKQLAEDNNVDVESAVKSLEEKINSLKKDTYENLTRWQRVQLSRHPDRPYTLDYIYDITDKFIELHGDRCVKDDKAMVGGIGEVGGQTVMLIGQQKGRNTKQRQMRNFGMANPDGYRKALRLMKIAEKFQIPIVTFIDTPGAFPGLEAEERGQGEAIARNLKEMFMLTVPVICIIIGEGASGGALGIAIGDKVLMLENTWYSVISPESCSSILWRSWDYKEQAAEALKLTANDMLKAGLIDGIIKEPLGGAHTDVAGMSHKMRQVVLDNIKELSALSPEERINNRIEKFGSMGVFVE is encoded by the coding sequence ATATATCTTGATTTCGAAAAACCAATTGCTGAGTTAGAAGCAAAATTGTTTGATATGAAGCAGCTTGCTGAAGATAACAATGTAGATGTAGAAAGTGCAGTTAAATCGCTTGAAGAAAAAATAAATAGCTTGAAAAAGGACACTTATGAGAATTTGACCCGTTGGCAAAGGGTACAACTTTCTAGACATCCTGACCGCCCTTATACCTTAGATTATATCTATGACATCACTGATAAGTTTATTGAGTTACATGGCGATAGGTGTGTCAAAGATGACAAAGCCATGGTTGGCGGTATAGGTGAAGTAGGTGGACAAACAGTGATGTTGATCGGTCAGCAAAAAGGAAGGAATACCAAACAAAGGCAAATGCGTAATTTTGGTATGGCTAACCCTGATGGATATAGGAAAGCCCTTCGTTTGATGAAGATTGCAGAAAAGTTTCAGATCCCCATTGTTACTTTTATTGATACCCCAGGCGCATTTCCAGGATTGGAAGCTGAAGAACGCGGTCAAGGTGAGGCTATTGCCAGAAACCTGAAAGAGATGTTTATGCTGACGGTGCCTGTTATTTGCATCATTATTGGTGAAGGCGCTTCTGGAGGTGCTTTAGGCATTGCTATCGGTGACAAAGTGCTTATGTTGGAAAATACATGGTACTCTGTTATTTCGCCGGAGTCTTGCTCATCTATTTTGTGGAGAAGTTGGGACTATAAAGAGCAGGCAGCAGAGGCTTTAAAACTTACTGCAAACGATATGCTGAAAGCCGGCCTTATCGATGGGATTATCAAAGAGCCATTAGGTGGTGCCCATACCGATGTTGCAGGTATGTCACATAAGATGAGGCAAGTTGTCTTGGATAATATTAAAGAGTTAAGCGCTCTTTCCCCTGAAGAAAGAATCAATAACCGTATTGAGAAGTTTGGCTCAATGGGAGTATTTGTAGAATAG
- a CDS encoding MBL fold metallo-hydrolase — protein sequence MELFVINTGFFKLDGGAMFGVVPKSLWNRFNPADENNLCTWAMRCLLLKEGNRLMLIDTGLGDKQDEKFFSHYYISGDSLETSLGNAGFHPDDITDVFLTHLHFDHVGGATMYDKDKTSIVPRFKNATYWSNEAHWNWAKYPNAREKASFLKENLEPLEKSGQLKFLKKGETPWEGMEILYVDGHTEQQMLPIIHYKGKVLAYVADLLPSLGHIPLPWIMSYDVRPLETLKEKKTFLDIAVENNYIVFFEHDPVHECCTLKVTEKGVRADKTFSLKEIL from the coding sequence GTGGAGCTGTTTGTCATAAATACCGGTTTCTTTAAACTTGATGGTGGTGCCATGTTTGGTGTGGTGCCCAAATCTTTGTGGAATCGGTTTAACCCGGCAGACGAAAATAACTTGTGTACATGGGCCATGCGTTGCCTTCTTCTTAAAGAGGGCAACAGGCTTATGCTGATAGATACTGGTCTTGGAGATAAACAAGACGAAAAATTTTTTAGCCATTATTATATTTCTGGTGATTCACTAGAAACCTCCCTAGGCAATGCTGGCTTTCATCCTGACGACATAACGGATGTTTTTTTAACCCATCTCCACTTTGACCATGTGGGCGGTGCTACCATGTACGATAAAGATAAAACTTCAATCGTGCCTAGGTTTAAAAATGCTACCTATTGGTCTAATGAAGCACATTGGAATTGGGCCAAATACCCGAATGCCCGTGAAAAAGCAAGTTTTCTAAAAGAAAACCTGGAACCATTAGAGAAAAGTGGACAATTAAAGTTTTTGAAGAAAGGGGAAACTCCTTGGGAAGGTATGGAGATTCTTTATGTTGATGGACATACAGAACAGCAAATGCTTCCTATTATCCACTATAAAGGAAAAGTTTTGGCCTATGTAGCTGACCTATTACCTTCATTAGGTCATATACCGCTTCCGTGGATAATGAGTTATGATGTCAGGCCGCTTGAAACTTTGAAAGAGAAAAAAACGTTTTTAGATATAGCTGTAGAAAACAATTACATTGTTTTTTTCGAACACGACCCGGTACATGAATGCTGTACATTAAAAGTTACAGAAAAAGGTGTAAGGGCTGATAAGACATTTTCGCTTAAAGAAATTCTCTAA
- a CDS encoding patatin-like phospholipase family protein translates to MTRTGLGLSGGGARGVAHLGVIQALEEVGVKPTLISGVSSGAIIGTLYACGMSPKEIFDTLVKTNLFRYLRPAWSKFGFLNMERFINIYEKYLPCTDFSQLKTKLVISATDIVEGKTVFFSEGPILEPLLASTCMPVLFAPMQYKGQLLIDGGVLNNLPVEPLLGYCDFIVGSHCNPTNRDFQTMSMKSMVERTFHLAVKMNVIDRIKYCDLFIEPLDLINYGIFEISKAEEIYKIGYDYTINMLRSSKDILQKYNF, encoded by the coding sequence ATGACAAGAACAGGACTAGGTCTTTCTGGTGGGGGAGCACGTGGTGTTGCTCACCTAGGGGTTATTCAGGCACTTGAAGAGGTAGGTGTCAAGCCCACCCTCATATCAGGGGTTAGTTCCGGTGCTATTATAGGGACACTTTACGCCTGTGGGATGTCTCCTAAAGAAATTTTTGACACCTTAGTTAAAACCAACCTTTTTAGATATTTACGTCCAGCGTGGAGCAAGTTCGGTTTTCTTAACATGGAAAGGTTTATCAATATTTATGAAAAATATTTGCCTTGCACGGACTTTTCCCAATTAAAGACCAAACTAGTAATTTCTGCAACCGATATAGTAGAAGGAAAAACCGTTTTCTTCTCCGAAGGCCCTATACTAGAGCCGCTTTTGGCATCTACATGTATGCCCGTCCTTTTTGCGCCTATGCAATACAAAGGGCAATTGCTTATTGATGGTGGTGTGTTGAACAACTTGCCAGTAGAACCCTTGCTAGGGTACTGTGACTTTATTGTAGGTTCCCATTGCAATCCGACCAACCGCGATTTTCAAACGATGTCTATGAAGTCTATGGTGGAGCGCACTTTTCATCTGGCAGTTAAAATGAATGTTATTGACCGCATCAAGTACTGCGACCTCTTTATAGAACCTCTTGACTTGATCAATTATGGTATTTTTGAGATTTCAAAGGCTGAGGAAATCTATAAGATTGGATATGACTACACCATTAACATGCTGCGCTCTTCTAAAGATATACTTCAGAAATACAATTTTTAG
- a CDS encoding outer membrane beta-barrel protein: MKSAFLSFLFIVTFYEFACAQRVALGFRIGAAYNMYRGSDWIAFRDFEGEGVTSTKIGPAAGIFVNSMLSEFFWIKTDFMYINRGFIHTVDHIRLQQNEHYIDAYPLSPTFHFRGFQFFAGPSISAFFFNSYQKYDSDAEKVKTDRRRDPHRRLLEFGLMTGIEYETDFGLNFGLRYVHPFTSMYNRINDISIHWYNQSLILSAGFSIGRDK; the protein is encoded by the coding sequence ATGAAGTCCGCATTCCTTTCTTTTTTATTTATAGTCACCTTTTATGAATTTGCCTGTGCCCAACGTGTTGCATTGGGCTTTCGGATAGGAGCTGCTTATAACATGTACCGCGGAAGCGATTGGATTGCTTTTCGGGATTTCGAAGGCGAAGGAGTCACTTCTACTAAAATAGGGCCTGCGGCAGGAATTTTTGTTAATAGCATGCTTTCCGAATTCTTCTGGATTAAGACTGATTTTATGTATATCAACAGAGGGTTCATTCATACAGTAGATCATATTCGGCTTCAGCAAAACGAACATTATATAGACGCATACCCTTTGAGCCCTACGTTTCACTTTCGTGGCTTTCAGTTTTTTGCAGGTCCTTCCATAAGTGCTTTTTTCTTCAACTCATACCAGAAATATGATAGCGATGCTGAAAAAGTAAAGACCGATAGAAGGCGAGATCCTCACAGAAGGCTATTAGAGTTTGGGTTAATGACTGGAATAGAGTATGAGACTGATTTCGGGCTGAATTTTGGACTGAGATATGTCCACCCGTTTACTTCTATGTATAACCGCATAAACGATATTTCAATACACTGGTATAACCAAAGCTTAATTTTGTCTGCAGGGTTTAGCATTGGTAGGGATAAGTGA
- a CDS encoding UPF0158 family protein, producing the protein MKLSEIQIQEIAGDLNMGMRCLYHLKTGEIEAIPDFDDSSWYGCDMELWQEKMDKVEENWGYYFEFEKMTSHESFEIMADFVETVENQDLQERLFNALNKPKPFRNFKWEIDNSGQYRQKWFEFKDQRWIEFVKSQIEQYNKEFPDNN; encoded by the coding sequence ATGAAATTATCGGAAATACAAATACAAGAAATAGCGGGAGATCTTAATATGGGAATGCGTTGTTTGTACCATCTGAAAACTGGTGAAATAGAAGCAATCCCGGATTTTGACGATAGTAGCTGGTATGGTTGTGACATGGAACTATGGCAGGAGAAAATGGACAAGGTAGAGGAAAATTGGGGTTACTATTTCGAATTTGAGAAAATGACCTCACACGAAAGTTTCGAAATAATGGCCGATTTCGTAGAGACAGTTGAAAACCAAGATTTGCAGGAAAGACTTTTTAATGCACTGAATAAACCCAAGCCATTTCGGAACTTCAAATGGGAGATTGATAACTCAGGTCAATACAGACAAAAATGGTTTGAGTTTAAAGATCAAAGATGGATTGAGTTTGTAAAATCCCAGATTGAGCAGTATAACAAAGAGTTTCCAGACAATAACTAA